The proteins below are encoded in one region of Penaeus chinensis breed Huanghai No. 1 chromosome 25, ASM1920278v2, whole genome shotgun sequence:
- the LOC125038612 gene encoding putative nuclease HARBI1, which yields MADFVDVRHVKQYMPRLPTLDRDFKMLFRFEEQNVQWLADRFLGTNEETRGGALSSFHRMKICLRYLSDPGYQKGIGQELGVSQATVSRTVNTVVDSIIAHANEWIKFPTTNREIVEAKQLWQRKYKFPTAIGVIDCTHVGILKPKLHGDEYINRKGKSTLNVQATCDAKEMFTSVDVSWPGSVHDSRIWRKSQVCLQLRTKANAVLLGDDGYGIEPCLMTPYRNPTSPAEVKYNKLFKKERLIIERCFGQLKRRFPILQYVCRVKLENVPKIIVTCVVLHNIANTLGDPDFEPAEEIPEDEENHDNNRDELALRQQGQEIRNNLSIVIYNFNN from the coding sequence ATGGCAGATTTTGTGGATGTGAGGCATGTTAAACAATACATGCCCCGTTTACCCACACTTGATCGTGATTTCAAGATGTTATTCCGTTTTGAAGAACAAAATGTACAGTGGCTTGCGGACAGATTTTTAGGCACCAATGAAGAAACTCGGGGAGGCGCCTTGTCATCTTTCCATAGAATGAAGATATGTTTGCGTTACCTCAGTGATCCTGGCTATCAAAAAGGTATCGGTCAAGAACTTGGTGTTAGCCAAGCAACGGTATCACGGACTGTGAATACAGTAGTTGATAGCATAATTGCTCATGCGAATGAATGGATAAAGTTTCCAACTACCAACAGAGAAATAGTAGAGGCAAAACAGTTATGGCAAAGGAAGTATAAGTTTCCGACAGCTATTGGTGTCATCGATTGTACTCACGTGGGGATACTGAAACCAAAGCTGCATGGAGATGAGTACATTAATCGAAAAGGCAAGTCTACTCTGAATGTTCAAGCCACTTGTGATGCCAAAGAAATGTTCACTAGTGTTGATGTTAGTTGGCCTGGATCTGTGCACGACTCAAGGATATGGAGAAAATCACAAGTGTGTTTACAATTAAGAACTAAAGCTAATGCTGTGCTACTTGGTGATGACGGATATGGAATAGAGCCATGTCTCATGACTCCATATCGAAATCCTACATCCCCTGCTGAGGTAAAATATAACAAGCTTTTcaaaaaagagagattaataatTGAACGATGCTTTGGCCAACTGAAACGTCGATTTCCTATCTTACAATATGTTTGTCGCGTGAAGTTGGAAAATGTACCGAAAATAATCGTTACCTGTGTCGTGCTCCATAACATTGCAAACACTTTAGGTGATCCTGACTTCGAGCCAGCTGAAGAGATaccagaagatgaagaaaaccaTGACAACAATCGTGATGAACTAGCTCTTCGCCAACAGGGACAGGAAATCAGGAACAACTTGAGCATTGTAATATACAactttaataattaa